Proteins encoded by one window of Nicotiana tabacum cultivar K326 chromosome 10, ASM71507v2, whole genome shotgun sequence:
- the LOC107761986 gene encoding pentatricopeptide repeat-containing protein At4g21705, mitochondrial has product MLGSLNQCSVAPQAPKPINSMNYATFNRSISYNLLRRAFPIRAYCTVHSSKGNNLFSRISPVRRADLIIPVLDQWVVEGRKVTSLELQRIVRDLRSRKRFSQALQVSEWMSVSGLCPFKSGDCAVHLDLIGVVHGWEAAECYFNNLTDEQKNDKTYGALFNCYIRECLVEKSLAHFQKMKKLGYASCTLVYNNLMCLYRSTGQLERVSDVLSAMKENGVTPNNFSYRICINCCGERADFSGMEKLLEEMESQPFISVDWITYSMMANVYIKAEFKEKALAFLKKLEDKLHKDPIGYNHLISHYANLGNKEEMLRLWGVQKIVCKKQINRDYITMLGSLVKLGDLETAEAMLKEWESSNHTYDFRVPNVLLIGYCQNGLVDKAEIMLQDIIKKGKTPIPNSWAIIAAGYLNTHKMEKAFECLKEAIAVRAQNPGWRPKPHLVSTISKWLGDQHDTREQEAFLSSLKTVVTVNKDVHDTLGNTEASGIGEKNEIEEIVKL; this is encoded by the exons ATGTTGGGGAGCTTAAACCAGTGTTCAGTAGCACCACAGGCCCCCAAGCCAATAAACTCAATGAACTACGCAACCTTTAATCGATCAATTTCTTACAATCTTCTGCGTAGGGCTTTCCCAATCCGCGCATACTGTACTGTCCATTCCTCAAAGGGTAATAATTTGTTTTCCAGAATTAGCCCTGTTAGGCGCGCGGATCTCATTATTCCAGTTCTGGATCAATGGGTGGTCGAGGGCAGAAAAGTCACAAGCCTCGAGCTTCAGCGCATTGTTCGTGATCTCCGTAGCCGTAAACGTTTTTCTCAAGCCCTACAG GTTTCCGAGTGGATGAGTGTGAGTGGTCTCTGCCCTTTCAAGTCGGGAGATTGTGCTGTGCATTTGGATCTTATTGGTGTCGTCCATGGTTGGGAAGCGGCAGAGTGCTACTTTAATAACCTAACAGATGAACAGAAGAATGATAAGACTTATGGTGCACTCTTCAACTGTTATATTAGAGAATGTCTAGTTGAGAAATCCCTAGCCCATTTTCAGAAAATGAAGAAACTTGGTTATGCTTCCTGCACTCTTGTTTACAACAATCTCATGTGCCTTTACAGAAGTACAGGCCAACTCGAGCGAGTCTCTGATGTGCTGTCGGCGATGAAGGAGAATGGTGTCACCCCTAATAACTTCAGCTATCGGATCTGCATCAATTGCTGTGGAGAAAGAGCTGATTTTAGTGGTATGGAGAAGCTTCTTGAAGAAATGGAAAGCCAGCCTTTCATATCAGTGGACTGGATCACCTATTCCATGATGGCTAATGTTTATATAAAAGCTGAGTTCAAGGAGAAGGCTCTTGCTTTCTTGAAAAAGTTagaagataagctacataaagATCCAATAGGTTACAATCATTTGATTTCCCACTATGCGAATCTAGGCAATAAGGAAGAGATGTTGAGATTGTGGGGTGTACAAAAGATTGTGTGTAAAAAGCAAATTAACAGGGACTACATCACCATGCTAGGTTCCTTGGTTAAGCTTGGTGATCTAGAGACAGCTGAGGCCATGCTAAAGGAGTGGGAGTCTTCTAACCACACTTATGATTTTAGAGTGCCAAATGTCCTACTAATTGGATATTGCCAGAATGGCTTAGTTGATAAAGCCGAAATAATGCTGCAAGACATTATCAAGAAAGGTAAGACACCAATCCCGAATAGTTGGGCTATCATTGCTGCAGGGTACTTGAATACGCATAAGATGGAAAAGGCCTTTGAATGCCTGAAAGAAGCAATAGCAGTACGAGCACAAAATCCAGGATGGAGACCAAAACCCCATCTGGTATCAACCATAAGCAAATGGCTCGGTGACCAACATGACACTAGAGAACAAGAGGCTTTCCTTAGCTCGTTAAAGACGGTAGTTACTGTAAATAAAGATGTGCATGATACCCTTGGAAACACAGAAGCCAGTGGAATAGGAGAAAAGAATGAAATTGAAGAAATTGTTAAGCTATGA